ATTACCTTCACGCGGGAGCTATTCAGCAACATCCCACAGATGGTGAGCTGATGTCCTGCTGCCTGCGACGCGTGCACATCTGATGTTCGAGATTACCTTCACTCAGTTGCACGGCTGGCTGACGGCCTTTCTGTGGCCCTTCTTTCGCATCACAGCACTGATGCTCGCCTCACCACTCTGGGGGCACAGCGCGGTGCCCAAGCAAGTCAAGATCGCGCTGGCAGGCGCCATCACTGTGTTGATCGCGCCCGTATTACCTGCCATGCCCGAGATACCGATCATGTCCTGGGCAGGGGTCGGACTGATCATGGAGCAACTGGTTATCGGCATCGCCATGGGCATCCTGCTGCATGTGATGCTGGCTGTGGTCATGGCCAGTGGCGAATATATCGGTCTGCAGATGGGACTGGGCTTCGCCACCTTCTTCGACCCGGGAACCAGTGCCAACATGGTGGTGGTATCACGCTTTCTGTACATGATAACCCTGCTGCTGTTTGTGGCACTCAATGGCCACTTGATCGTACTGGAAATCCTCATCTCCAGCTTTACCACCCTGCCGATCGGCATCCAGCGCTTCAATCCCGAAGCCTTCATCATGCTGGCCCGCTACGCCAGCATCATTTTCGCGACCGGGTTGCTGCTCGCCCTGCCGCTGGTATGTTCACTGCTGATCATCAATCTGGCGCTGGGCATCCTCAACCGCGCAGCACCGCAATTGACGGTGTTCAATATTGGCTTTCCTGCCTCATTGACGGCAGGTCTTGCGCTGTTGATGGTATTGATGACCGACCTCGGCAGCATGCTGCAGCAACACTTTCAACATGCGCTGGCGGCGCTGCAATACCTGGTGGAAAGCATGGCACCGCTCGGCTGAACGGCATGGCCAGTACCGCACAAAGATTTACCAAAACCACAATAACCTGCAACAGAACGACAATATCAAGGTCTATTGTCCATGCCAGAATAGGCGTGGCTGAAATGGACAAGTTTCTCCCACGCGGCTACCCGCATGACTGATACCATCCGCACGCTTGCTCCGTGACGGGCTGGCATATCTCTGCTGTTCTGAAGAATGGCTCTGCTGGCGACGCCCGCGTTCGATAGTTGTGATTGCAGCATGCCAGCCAGCGCTGAACACTTCCTGTTTTGCGTGTCTCTCGTCAGGCGCGCGCGCTACTCGCCAGACACAAGAAAGGTCTATCTGTATGAGTCTGACATACCGCTCCCGCGAAGGATCACTGCAAGACACCCGGTCCGAGCTCGAAGACGCGCTGGGCTGCCACTTCCGCGCCCATGCCTGCCAGTTCCACAGCAACGGTTACTACAGCTGGCACAATGACTTCAATGACGAAGTGCTGGTGCTCTACGAGACCCTGGACATCACCGGCGCAGGGCAGAACACCATCATGCTGAATATCTACGACACTGAGCGCCAGCGCGATCTACATGACATCATCACCAACCAGACTTCACTGGTCGCGCTCGCCAGGGATCATTACCGAGCACAACCGGAAGAAACACTCCAGGCATTCGAAGCAGCGCTATTCTGAGCGTCATCCCTGCGTTAAAGGCAGCCACAACCACAGCCCTACCAGCGCAGAAAGCAGTACCGGCGGGGTCAGTACCAGCCCAACCTTCATGTACTGCCCCCAACTGATCCGAGTGCCCTTGTTGGCCAGCACATGCAGCCACAACAACGTGGCGAGGCTGCCAATCGGCGTAAATTTGGGCCCCAGGTCGTTACCGATGACATTGGCGTAGATCATCAGTTCGCGAGTTGTTTCCGATACCTGCGCATGGTCGATGGCCAGCGCACCCACCAGCGTCGATGGCATATTGTTCATCACCGACGCCAACAGCGCTGACAACACGCCAGTACCCAATGTCGCCACCAACTGCCCCTGCTTGCCCAGCCAGGTAAGTACCGCACTGGCATCGGCGGTCAACCAGGCGTTACCCAGTCCGTAGACCACCAGATACATACCCACCGAGAACAGCACGATCTGCCAGGGTGCATCACGAATCACGCGACGCATGGAGATCACCGTGCTGCCACCGCCGCGCCACCAACGTCCGGCAATGCTGGCCAGTACCAACGCCGCCAGCCCGGTGACGACCGCTACCGGCACTCCCAGGGGGGCAGTGACGAAGAACGCCACCAGCAGAACCCCCAGCAGAGGAAAGGCCGCACGAAAGACCAACGGATCACGTACCGCCTGCGCCGGATCTTCCAGACGCTCGAGTTCATAGTGCTCGGGTAGATCACCCCGGAACATCAGCCACAGCACCACCAGGGTCGCGCTCAGCGAAATCAGATTGACCGGTACCATCACCAGCGCATAGCGATTGAAGGACACATCAAAGAAGTTGGCACTGACGATGTTGACCAGGTTGGAGATGATCAACGGCAGACTGGTGGTATCGGCGACAAAACCGGTGGCGATGATGAATGCCAGGGCCGCCGCCGGTGAGAACTGCAGGCGCAGCAGAATCGCCATCACGATTGGCGTCAGCAACAGCGCCGCACCATCGTTGGCGAAGAAGGCCGCGATCACCGCCCCCAACAGGATTACCAACGGGAACAACCGGCGCCCACTGCCACCCCCCCAGCGGGCAACGTGCAGTGCCGCCCAGGCAAAGAATCCCGCTTCATCCAGAATCAGCGAGATGATGATCAGCGCCACAAAGGTGAAGGTGGCATCCCAGACGATATCCCATACCACCACCACGTCGGCCAGATTTACGACGCCGGCCAGCAGAGCCAGTGCCGCGCCCGCCAGAGCACTGGTGCCGATACCCAACCCTCGGGGCTGCCAGATCACCAGAGTCAGAGTCACTACGAAGATGGCCAACGCCAGCATGAATCCTGCTCCTGTGCTGCTCGAAAACGAGCGTGACGTGATTGAACGACGTCACCGGGCCAGTAAGCGCCCGGTGCGGCTCCACGAGACATTGAGTCGCGCTTCAGTGAGTGGTCTGGTTGACCCGCTTCGACACCTCTTCCGCGCTCTCGACACGCTCGGAGTAACGCTGGGTCAGGTAGTCACTGCGCTGCCGATTGAGCCAGGTGAACTTCATCAGCTCCTCACAGACATCCACCACACGCAGGTAAAGCGGCGACAGACGCATGCGTCCAGCTTCATCGAATTCGTTGAAAGCCTTCGGCACCGACGATTGATTGGGGATGGTCAGCATACGCATCCAGCGTCCCAGCAAGCGCATCTGGTTGACCGTATTGAAGCTCTGGCTGCCGCCGCAGACCTGCATCAATGCCAATGTCTTGCCCTGAGTCGGGCGCACGCCGCCCATCGACAACGGCAACCAGTCGATCTGCGCCTTCATTACCGAAGTCATTGCCCCGTGGCGTTCCGGGCTGACCCACATCATACCCTCGGACCAGTTGGCCAGGTCACGCAACTCGCGGACCTTGGGGTGATCACCATTCACCGCATCAGGCAACGGCAGATCATGCGGTGAGAAGCTGCGTACCTCGGCGCCGAAAGCCGTCAGCAGACGCATGGCCTCTTCCGCCAGCAGACGGGAATAGGAGCGCTCACGCAGCGACCCGTAAAGCACCAGAATCCTTGGTGGATGACGCTCCACACCCGGTGCGACCAGTCGGTCAACATCAATCCCACGCCACTGTTCCGGATCGATATTGGGCAAGTCCTGTAGCGATGGAACAACACTCATGAGTTCACCTCCGATACCACGACCTTGTCACCGTCTTCCTTGACGAAATGCGTCACCGGGTTGACCAGCAGTGCCAGCACCTTCTCCGACGGACGACACAGTGCCGTGCCCCGCTCGCTGACCACGATCGGCCGGTTGATCAGGATCGGGTGTTCGATCATCGCATCCACCAGCGCATCGTCATCGAGTGACGGATCATCGAGACCCAGCTCATCGAAGGGTGTGCCCTTACGCCTCAACAGCTCGCGAGGGCTGATTCCCATCGCAGCGATCAACTGGCAGAGCCGCTCGCGACTCGGCGGTGTGCGCAGATATTCGATCACTTCGGGCTGTTCGCCCGAGGCCTTGAGCATGGCCAGCGTATTGCGTGAGGTTCCGCACTCGGGGTTGTGGTAGATCTGGATCATCGGTCACTTGTCCTCTGTCACTTGTCCTCGATCGGGCAGCATGTTGGTTCGAGTGCCGCCAGCAATGGATCGCAGACCTCGGCATTTCCGGCACAGCAGTCACGCACCAGGAACTGCACGGTGGCTACCATATGGGCAAGATTGGCCCGGTAGATCACCGAGCGGCTCTCGCGGCGCTGAATCACCAGACCAGCGCGACTGAGTACGGCCAGATGCGCCGACATGGTGTTGTTCGGCACCTGCATGCGGCGCGCGACCTCGCCCGCGGCCAATCCCTGCGGTTCATGACGCACCAGCAGACGAAAGGCATCGAGTCGCGTCGCCTGAGAAAGCGCAGCGAAGGTATCGAGGGTGGCTTGATCGGCTGGGATTGCCATATCTTCATGTTTTTCCATAATTCCAGAATCATGGAAATAATAGACGAAGTCAAGACGTAAAAATCCAAATGACAGACCAGGCTTCAACCTCAGGCCATGTCACAAGGAGCTATGTCAAAAGGAGCTATGTCAAAAGGAGCTATGTCAAAAGGAGCTATGTCAAAAGGAGCTATGTCAAAAGTCAGCGAGCGATTGTCAGATGCGTTTCAGGCAAGGCCTAGCCGTTACAGGCACAGCCTGGCCCCTTGTGACAGGTGTAGCTGCGATTGATACAGGAATTGCCACAGGCCTTTCCCGTTCGGCATACACGACAACAGCCCTGGGCCAGCAACAGATCACCGGAACCAGGCTCGAAACTCCGAAAGTAACTCCCACACTCGGTGAGTGGCTGCTCATCAAGCGCAGCGGCCACCGCCACTCTCTGTGGCAAATCTCCTTCCGAGCCTGTGACAAAGTCATGTGCACAGCCAGTCACCGCCAGCATGACCAGCAGACTGAAGATCAGACGAAGTATCAAGGAATTGAAATGCATGTATTTCCTGTGCCCATTGCTGCCTTGCCGAAACAGACCCCAAAGCCTGATGCCTAGAGATAATTGAACAGCGACATATCGCGAATGCCGATAAATGCCTGTTGAGCCGCTTGCATCCCCACCTGACGCAGACTGTATTCGGCGATCGCCTGGTTGTAGTCGAGGTCGACCAGGTTGGACATGGTCTGGGAGTAGTTGAGCTCGCGATTGCTGCTCACCGAATCGATGACATCCAGCTCGTTAAGGCGCGCACCCACCGAAGCACGGGTGGTCAGCACGTTATCGAGGCTGGCATCGAACTCACGCATCACGCTGCTCAGGGTGTTCTTCAACGCGGCCTGTTCGGTGGGTGTCTCGGCAGGATTTTCCAATACTGCCAAGGCCTTCTCGAACGAGTGGAACAGATTGGTATTCATCTCACGGGCAGGGGCATAAGTAATGCTGTCGCCGTTGGCAGGCTCGCCTTGCAGTTCGAGTCGCAGGCCCCCCACTTCAACGCTCGTGCCTTCGACGTCATAAGGCTGATCATCGACTCCCGCGCTTTGCCAGCTGCCATCCTCTGCCTGTTGTTTGACGCTATAAGTCGGATTGCCATCGGTATCCTCGCCGAAGACCACCTGATAACGCTGTCCGAAGCCGGGGTCGCTATTGTCGACGACCTGAGGTCCCTTGAAGGTCACGCTGCCGCTGTTGTCACCCAGCACAGTGCCATCAGCATCGACATTGCCCTGCTGCGCCACATAACCCGCGCCAGCCGGTACCGAGAGAAAAATATCCCTACCGCTGTCGCCCACCGGCATCTCACGTGAGGCGTCGACACGCTGATGGCGTACGCGATCATCCCCCTGGTAGGTCATCCCATTGCCGGTGTCGACGAAGGGTTCGCTGCTGTCCTGATAGCCGCCGAACAGATAGCGACCATTGCCGTCGGTGGCATTGGCCTGACCGATCACGGTCTCGTAGATACCGCGCAGCTCGCTGGCCACCGATTGGCGGTCGGCATCGCTCAGCGTGCCGTTGGATGCCTGTACCATCAGCGCCTTGGCACTGGAGATGGCGTCATTGATGCTGTTGAGCACGCTCTCTTCCTGAGAGAGCGCATTACGCGCCGAGACACGTGCATCGGCAAACTGCTCGGTCACCGCCTGGGCCTGACCCACTGCCACCGCGCGGGACGCTGCCTGAGGGTCATCGGATGGCGACACCACTCGACGCCCCGAAGCCAGTTGCTGACTGAGATGCATGAAGTCCGCCTGCTGGCGGTTCAGAGAGCCCACGCTCTGCTGAAAGATAGTGACGGTACTGATACGCATGGTCATGTTCTCCGCAATCAGGCACGCAGTCCAAGGATGGTGTCGACCACCGAGGTCGCGGTATCAATGACCTTGGCATTGGCCTGGTAGTACTGCTGGTAACGAATCAGGTTGGCGGCTTCCTCATCGAGATTGACGCCCGATTCGGACTGCTGCACGGCGCTGAGCTGATCGCTCAGGCCTTGCTGCGCGGCGAGGTTGACCTTGACGATATTGGTGCGGTTACCGACATCACTGACCAGCGAGGCATAGCTCTGGTTGAAGGTGGCATTACCACCGACCAACAACTGGTCCTGCAACTTCTGCATCGCCAACGCGTTCTCGTTGTCACCGCTGCCGTTGCCGAGTCCCGCAGCAATCTCATCGGTGTCACTGATCGCACTATCGAAGCTCCCTGCACCACGGCGTACCGGCTGGACCTCGAAACGATCACCGTTCTCCAGCGCAGCGGTATCAGAGAAGGTCAGGGTCATACCACCGAAGCTCAGTTCACCGCTGGCCTCGTCAAAGCTCACGTCACTGGCGTCGAGCACTGCACCGGAGTCCATGCGGGAAATCTCGAGAGTCGGCGGCGTGCTGTCGGCGTCGGTGACCTTGATGGTGTAATCGGTGGCCTTGAGGTCGGCGATATTGTCGGTATCGAATGCGGCGCTCAGCGTTGCACCACCCTGGTTGCCATCATTGGTGAGTACCTGCGGGTTACCGATTTCGAAGAAGGTACCGCCGGGCTCACCATCGAGGTTGGTGCCCTGCGCATGTTGCTCGTTGAAGGAAACCGCCAGCGACACCGCCAATTGGCCGATCTGGTTCTGGGTGCGATCGAGAGTCTCGCTGCGGAACTGCATCAGCCCGCCGAGACTACCGCCGGCAATGGCATCTTCGTTCAAGACCCGCAGACCGCCACCGGGATCACTGTAGCCAACCACCATCCGCTGCGGATCACTGGGCGAAGACACTGCCTCAAGGCGGTAGGACTGGGTACCGGAAACCAGCGGCTGACCACCGGGCAGGCTGAGCTGATAGGACTTGCCGTCCTGCACGGTCAGTTCCACATCGAGCCGCTGACTCAATTCACTTACCAGTTGGTCGCGCTGGTCGAGCAGTGCGTTGGGCGCTTCACCACTCTTCGCCCGCGCCAGCGAAATCTCGCGATTCAGCGAGGCCAACTGTTCAGCGGTGTTGTTGATCTGGGTGACTTCGTCGTGGATCTGGCCATTGATGCCTTCCTGCATGTCCTGCAGATAGCCATCGAAGGCACGGAACTGAGCCGAAAGGGTATCGGAGGCACCGATCACCCCCTGACGCGCAGCAGGGTCCGACGGTGATCCGGCGAGATCTTCCAGCGACGAGAAGAAGTTCTGCATCAAAGGGGCGAGCCCGGCATCCTGGTCAGCCAACAGGCTATCGATCTGATTGATCTGGATCTGGTAAGCCTCCAACGCAGATGTCGAGCTGGTCGCCGCATTGAGCTGGTCGGCGACATAGCGGTTGAACTGCCGCTGGATATCATCGACCTGAACCCCTGACGTCTCGGCACTGCCCTGGCCAACCACCGCAATCTGGCGATTGTAGCCCGGTGTGTAGACATTGCTGATGTTGCTGCTGGTGGTGCTCAGGGCATTCTGTGCCGCATTGAGGCCACTCAGGCCGATGGAAAACATGCTCATGCGAGGATTCCTTTCACAGTTGATTCTGTTATCGGCCAGAGAGGCAGGATCTTTAGCGGCGTTGCAGCGGCGAGCGGCGAACAGAAGCTCGAAGCCAAAACTCTAGAAAATCGCTGTCGGATCAACCGTATCGACACGGGCTACCAGTTCGCTCTCCACCGCCGTAGATGATTGCTGGCGGGCAACGGCCGTGGCGCTGTCTTCCACCGCTCCCGGCAAGGGACCCATGGTGTTCATGACCGCAATCAACTTGGCGGCATAGGCCGGATCAGTGGCATAACCACCGCGCTGCAGCGCCTGAGCGGCAGCACTCGGACTATCTGCCGTGGCAACGCTGGCATAACGCGGGTTATCGCTGATCAAACGTGCGTAATCAGTGAAGGCTTCTTCGAAGGAGCCGTAGACACGGAAATCATCCTGGATACGGTAACGCTGGCCGTCAGCCACTTCGTGGGTGGTGATGCGCGTGGTCGGCCCCTGCCAGCTGGAACCGGCCTTGATGCCGAACAGGTTATAGCTGTTGCCGCCGTTCGCGGTGGCGATCTCACGTCGTCCCCAGCCGGTTTCCAGCGCCGCCTGCGCGAGGATCAACTCGGCCGGGACACCGGAGGTCCGACTGGCTGCTTCCGCGGGTTCGCTCAAACGCGCCACGAATTCGCGTACATGTTGAGGTGCCTCTCCGGCACCGGACCCGGCAATGCGCGCACTGGCCTGCTGCGGGTCGAGATCTTCACTTATCGCGCCCAGTTCATCGAGGAACGAATCCGGCATCGCCACGTCGTCATCGCTAGACACATCCGTGCGCAGTGCATTGTCCAGCGGACGTGGCGTACCGCGGGGAATACCGGCGATCAACTGCTCAATATGCTCGGCTCGGGTACTGGCCTTCGGCGCACCCAACTGCTCCAGCAACTGATCGGCGAGGCCGATGCCACGGCTGGCCATGGTCTGGGACCACTGCTTGTCGAGCAGCGACTGATAGAACTGCGTTTCCCGCGAGTCGGTCAGACCGGCGGATGGTGTCGCCTCACGCATGCTCTTCATCATCATATCGATGAACAGCGCTTCGAACTGGCGAGCCGCTTCCTCAGCGGCCGCCCCTTCGTGGTTGCGAGCGCTGCTCTTGAGCCGCTGCAATCCCTGCATATCGAGGGCAAAACCCGCTTGTCCCGTGGCACCCGAGGCCAGGCTGGCACCACTGAGCGCACTCGCCGACAGGCCACCGCTGAAGCTGTTCGACACACTCATCAGATGACCTCCAATTCCGCGCGCAGCGAGCCTGCAGCCTTGAGTGCCTCGAGAATCGACATCAAGTCATTGGGCGTAGCTCCCAGCGCGTTGAGTGCGTCGACCACATCAAGCAGGCTGGCGCCTTCCACGATGTGCAGCGTTCCCTCGTCCTCGTCGATGGAAATATCCGAGTCCGGCACCACCGTGGTTTCGCCATCACTGAACGGCGCTGGCTGGCTCACACCAAACGCCGTATCGATGACAATCGACAGGCCTCCGTGGGCAACCGCCGCACGTCGCAGTGTGACCGCACCATTGAGCACGATGGAACCGGTACGCGAATTGAGCACCACGCGAGGCGAGGCAGGCATCGGCGATACCTGAACGCTCTCGACCCTCGCCATGAAGTTGACCCTGGAGTTGGCATTGGTCGGGCCATTGAGAGAAATCACACCACCATTCAGTGCTGACGCTACTGGATAGTTGAACTCGGCATTGATGGCATTGACCATGCGCTCCACCGTGCCGAAGTCAGCGGAATCCAGATGCAATTCCAGTACGCCATCACGATCCCCCAGCGACAACGGCACACTCTGCTCAACCATCGCGCCTCCGGCGATGCGGCCGCTGGCCTGATGGCTGGTCTGCACACTGCTGCCGGCAGACTGGGCACTGGCGCCATTGATCAGCAGATTGCCCTGTGCCAGGGCGTAGACGTCGCCGTCGGCGCCCTTGAGCGGCGTCATCAGCAAGGTGCCGCCACGCAGGCTACGTGCGTTACCTACCGAGGACACCACCACATCAAGGCGCTGGCCGGGGCGGGAAAAAGGCGGCATGTCTGCGGTTACCATCACCGCCGCTATGTTGCGCAACTGCATATTGGTGCCCGGCGGTACCGTGATCCCCAACTGCGAGAGCATATTATTGAGGCTCTGGCCGGTGAACGGCGCCTGCATGGTCTGGTCACCAGTGCCGTCCAGGCCGACCACCAGCCCATAGCCGACCAGTTGGTTGTCGCGGACACCAGCGAAGGCGGCCAGATCACGCACCTGCTCGGCCCTGGCCACTGCCGAGAACAGCATCAACGACACCAGCAATACCAGCATGGTAGAGCCGAGTATCAGAAAAGGCTGTCGGTTGATCCGCTTGCGCATGAGGTGCCCCTGACAATCAGAATGGTGAGACATTGAGGAAGAAACGCTGCATCCAGCCCATGTACTGCGCCTCATTGATATAGCCATCACCCACGTACTCGATGCGGGCATCGGCGACCGCCGTCGATGGCACGGTATTCTGAGCGGTGATGGTGCGCGGATTAACGACCCCGCCGAAACGAATGAACTCGGTGCCCTGATTGATGGCAATCTGCTTCTCGCCACGCACGCGCAAGTTGCCGTTATTCATCACCTCGACCACTGACACGGTGATGGTGCCGGTGAAGGTGTTGTTGGCGCGCGACCCGCCGCCGCCCTCGAAGTCGTTGTTGCCATCGATCTCGAAGCCATAGTCCATCAACTCCTCGAGCCCCTTGGGCACCTGCGTAAAGCTCAGACCACCGCTGCCGTTGCGATCGGCGTTGGAGCGAGAATTCTTGCTGGCACTGACTTGTTCATCGAGGGCGATGGTCAGAATGTCGCCCACAGCACGCGGCCGGCGATCCTCGAACAGCGGCTGATAGCCACGCGCCTTCTGGAAGATCGAACCGTTGGCCACCGGTTCGGGACGATCGGCAATGGTGATCTGCTCCTGCTCCCCCACCACTGATGCCTTGGGTATCTGGGCACAGCCCGCCAGGGTCGACAGCAGGGCCACGCCCAACAGGGCCAGGCAGCGCAATGATCGAGAGAATGTGGGGCAAGCAGACATCAACGTCTCCGCAGCGATCTTGTTTCAGGAGTTCAGGAGCCAGACAACCGCAGTACGAGCGAACCAGGCGACCGTCACCATCCGCTTATAATTGGGCAAGGCGTGCCAACATCTCATCGCTGGTCTGCACCGCCTTGCTGTTGATCTCGTAGGCGCGCTGGGTCTCGATCATGCTGACCATTTCCTCAACCACGTTGACGTTTGAGGTCTCGACATAGCCCTGCATCAGGCGACCGGCACCATCCATGCTCGGCATGCCCATGTTGGCGGGACCGGAAGACGCCGTTTCGATATAGAGATTGCCGCCGATGGCCTGCAAACCGGTGGGGTTGATGAAGGTACTCAGCGTGATCTGGCCGACTTCATTGGTGGCACTGGTGCCTGGCTCGGTCACCGAGACGATGCCATCCTCGCCGATGGATACTGACAGGGCGTTATCGGGAATGATGATCGCCGGTTCCAGCGGGTAACCGTTGGCGGTGACCATCTGGCCGTTCTCGTCGAGCTGGAAGCTGCCATCACGGGTGTAGGAATAGCTGCCATCCGGCATCACCACCTGAAAGAAGCCCTTGCCGTTGATCGCCAGATCACGCGAGTTCTCGGTAGCCTGCAGGCTGCCCTGAGTATGCAGACGCTCGGTGGCTACCGGACGCGCACCGGTACCGACCTGCATCCCGGACGGCAATCGGTCCTGGACATTGTTCTGGGCACCGGGCTGACGCAGGTTCTGGTACAGCAGATCCTCGAATACCGCCCGCGATTGCTTGAAGCCATTGGTGGAAACGTTGGCGAGGTTATTGGAGATCACATCCAGCTTGACCTGCTGGGACTCCAGGCCGGTCTTGGCGGTCCATAGTGACTTGATCATTGGGGTTCCTTATCAGCTCAGCGAGAGCAGGCTATTGGCCTGCTGAGCGCTCTCGTCAGCAGTGGTGATCATGCGGGTCTGCAGCTCATAACGCCGGGCGACATCGATCATCTGCACCATCGAGTCCACCGCGCTGACGTTACTGCCTTCCAGCGCGCCACTGACGATGCTCACTTGCTCGGATGCGGGCAGTGGTTGCACCACACCATTGGCATTGGCGGGCGCCCGGAACAGGCCATCGACACCGCGTACCAGCCCACCATCGCCGGGCGCGACCAGCTTGAGACGGCCGATCTCGGCCAGCGCATCAGGCCCCTGACCCTTGCCGATGCCACTGATAGTGCCGTCGGCACCCATCGACAGCTCAGCCTCGAGCGGCACCTGAATTGGCCCGCCCTCACCGATGACCGGGCGGCCGTTGGACATCAGCAGGCCATTGCCATCCACCTGCAGATCGCCGCGTCGGGTATAGGCCTCTGTGCCATCTGCGGCCTGGACGGCCAGAAAGCCGTCACCGTCGATGGCCACATCAAGCGTGCGGCCTGTCCGCGTAATGGGACCGGGAGTGAAATCCGCGCCAGGGGTCGAGGCCGCCACCGAGACGCGGGTATCGAGACGAGCCTCGCCCTGTACCGGCACCGCGCGCATCGCATGCAGCTGAGCGCGAAAGCCCGTGGTCGAGACGTTGGCCAGGTTGTGGCTGACCACCGCCTGCTGTTCGAGAGTCTGCCGCGCGCCGCTCATCGCGGTATAAAGCATTCGATCCATGGCTCGGAGTTCCTGAAGTCATCAACAATCGATCATCAACACCCGGTCATCCGTGATCAGCGCAGATTGATGGCAGTCTGCAGCACTTCATCCTGGGTCTTGATGGTCTGCGAGTTGGCCTGATAGGCACGTTGGGTGACGATCATGTTGACCAGCTCACGGGCCATATCGACGTTGGAGGTTTCCACCGTGCCGGCCTCGATACCGCCAAGCATGCCGGTACCGGCTGCACCGACCATTTCCTGTCCAGAGGCGTCGGTTGCCACCCAGGCATTGTCACCGGTCGGCTTGAGACCTTCCGGATTACGGAAGTTGGCCAGCGCGATCTGCCCCGCAGGACGCGACTGTTCGTTGGCGTAGTTGCGCATCACGGTGCCATCGTCCTCGATGGTGATGCCGACCAGAGCGCCGGAGGTGTAGCCATTCTGAAGCAGGGAACTGGTACTGGCGTTGTTGCCGAACTGGGTGGAACCCGTCACGTCGAGCGACAGGCTCATATCGGCGGGAGCGCCGTCCAGGAAGTCCGCGCTGGCGAAATCAAGCTGGAACTTGCCATCAGCGGGTGTCACCAGTTGGCCATTCTGATTGAACTGCAGGGCCATGGGCTGATCCAGCACCTTGCCATCCATCGCGGCGGTGGCCTGCCATGCATTGGCGCCGGTCTTCTCGTAATAGATGGTGACGTTGCGCGCATTGCCCAGCGAGTCGTAGGTGGTGAAGTTGTTGGAGTAGTGGTAATCAACCTCGGCGTTGGCACCGGCCGTGTCGGACAGGGTTACGCTGTTGAGTTCTTCACCCGCTTCGGTACGCGAGTCCAGATTGAAGGTCGTGTTGACTTCAGTCGTG
This Halomonas huangheensis DNA region includes the following protein-coding sequences:
- the arsC gene encoding arsenate reductase (glutaredoxin) (This arsenate reductase requires both glutathione and glutaredoxin to convert arsenate to arsenite, after which the efflux transporter formed by ArsA and ArsB can extrude the arsenite from the cell, providing resistance.); its protein translation is MIQIYHNPECGTSRNTLAMLKASGEQPEVIEYLRTPPSRERLCQLIAAMGISPRELLRRKGTPFDELGLDDPSLDDDALVDAMIEHPILINRPIVVSERGTALCRPSEKVLALLVNPVTHFVKEDGDKVVVSEVNS
- a CDS encoding ArsR/SmtB family transcription factor, which codes for MAIPADQATLDTFAALSQATRLDAFRLLVRHEPQGLAAGEVARRMQVPNNTMSAHLAVLSRAGLVIQRRESRSVIYRANLAHMVATVQFLVRDCCAGNAEVCDPLLAALEPTCCPIEDK
- the flgL gene encoding flagellar hook-associated protein FlgL, with the translated sequence MRISTVTIFQQSVGSLNRQQADFMHLSQQLASGRRVVSPSDDPQAASRAVAVGQAQAVTEQFADARVSARNALSQEESVLNSINDAISSAKALMVQASNGTLSDADRQSVASELRGIYETVIGQANATDGNGRYLFGGYQDSSEPFVDTGNGMTYQGDDRVRHQRVDASREMPVGDSGRDIFLSVPAGAGYVAQQGNVDADGTVLGDNSGSVTFKGPQVVDNSDPGFGQRYQVVFGEDTDGNPTYSVKQQAEDGSWQSAGVDDQPYDVEGTSVEVGGLRLELQGEPANGDSITYAPAREMNTNLFHSFEKALAVLENPAETPTEQAALKNTLSSVMREFDASLDNVLTTRASVGARLNELDVIDSVSSNRELNYSQTMSNLVDLDYNQAIAEYSLRQVGMQAAQQAFIGIRDMSLFNYL
- the arsH gene encoding arsenical resistance protein ArsH, with product MSVVPSLQDLPNIDPEQWRGIDVDRLVAPGVERHPPRILVLYGSLRERSYSRLLAEEAMRLLTAFGAEVRSFSPHDLPLPDAVNGDHPKVRELRDLANWSEGMMWVSPERHGAMTSVMKAQIDWLPLSMGGVRPTQGKTLALMQVCGGSQSFNTVNQMRLLGRWMRMLTIPNQSSVPKAFNEFDEAGRMRLSPLYLRVVDVCEELMKFTWLNRQRSDYLTQRYSERVESAEEVSKRVNQTTH
- the fliR gene encoding flagellar biosynthetic protein FliR → MFEITFTQLHGWLTAFLWPFFRITALMLASPLWGHSAVPKQVKIALAGAITVLIAPVLPAMPEIPIMSWAGVGLIMEQLVIGIAMGILLHVMLAVVMASGEYIGLQMGLGFATFFDPGTSANMVVVSRFLYMITLLLFVALNGHLIVLEILISSFTTLPIGIQRFNPEAFIMLARYASIIFATGLLLALPLVCSLLIINLALGILNRAAPQLTVFNIGFPASLTAGLALLMVLMTDLGSMLQQHFQHALAALQYLVESMAPLG
- a CDS encoding arsenic transporter; translation: MLALAIFVVTLTLVIWQPRGLGIGTSALAGAALALLAGVVNLADVVVVWDIVWDATFTFVALIIISLILDEAGFFAWAALHVARWGGGSGRRLFPLVILLGAVIAAFFANDGAALLLTPIVMAILLRLQFSPAAALAFIIATGFVADTTSLPLIISNLVNIVSANFFDVSFNRYALVMVPVNLISLSATLVVLWLMFRGDLPEHYELERLEDPAQAVRDPLVFRAAFPLLGVLLVAFFVTAPLGVPVAVVTGLAALVLASIAGRWWRGGGSTVISMRRVIRDAPWQIVLFSVGMYLVVYGLGNAWLTADASAVLTWLGKQGQLVATLGTGVLSALLASVMNNMPSTLVGALAIDHAQVSETTRELMIYANVIGNDLGPKFTPIGSLATLLWLHVLANKGTRISWGQYMKVGLVLTPPVLLSALVGLWLWLPLTQG